The Thermanaerovibrio acidaminovorans DSM 6589 genome contains a region encoding:
- a CDS encoding sodium:solute symporter family protein translates to MINVALVIIFGWLLATTVVGIMAGRNRAFSMEEYFVAGRSFGLILFYTTAAAEIYSSFAFLGLAGWAYSKGMSITYALAYGSIAYAIYFLLGPRINRLGKRMNYISQPDYLEDRYGSKGLGVLAAIIGVVFIIPYLQLQIMGSGMIVQLASGGAISWQWAVLISFVAAVIFVYVSGLRGIGWTNFMQAIIMLVGMASVGFLVSRNYFGGVGRMFETLAELRPTHLVLPDTSGNGMFWYASTALLSGLGFWMWPHLFAATYSAKDENVVRRNAVILPLYQLAMVPVIIVGFAVAAKGAVDPSFGLKIAKPDHAMFVALLDSTPPWVVGLLGAGGLAASISTSSGLILTAANLTARNIMQKGLLPRMTDMQVARAGRGLVVLYTVVALVFAFLAPSMLVNLLIVGYSGITQFFPGVVLGVFSERPTKWGVISGLVVGLSALFMFQFGGIKAPFDLQPGFVGLILNFATVWVVSAFTEPVDDARLNRFKSALSDGEVA, encoded by the coding sequence TTGATCAACGTTGCCCTTGTGATCATATTCGGCTGGCTTCTGGCCACCACGGTGGTCGGGATAATGGCGGGGCGTAACAGGGCCTTCAGCATGGAGGAGTACTTCGTGGCGGGTAGGTCCTTTGGCCTGATCCTCTTCTACACCACCGCGGCGGCGGAGATATACAGCTCCTTCGCCTTCCTGGGCCTGGCCGGGTGGGCCTACAGCAAGGGTATGAGCATCACCTACGCCTTGGCCTACGGTTCCATAGCCTACGCCATATACTTCCTCCTGGGTCCACGCATAAACCGGCTGGGCAAGAGGATGAACTACATAAGTCAGCCGGACTACCTGGAAGACAGGTACGGAAGCAAGGGGCTTGGTGTGTTGGCGGCGATCATAGGGGTGGTGTTCATAATCCCCTACCTGCAGCTTCAGATAATGGGCAGCGGCATGATAGTGCAGCTCGCCTCCGGGGGGGCCATAAGCTGGCAGTGGGCGGTTCTAATCAGCTTCGTTGCGGCGGTCATCTTCGTCTACGTATCGGGCCTAAGGGGTATAGGGTGGACCAACTTCATGCAGGCCATAATCATGCTGGTCGGCATGGCCTCCGTTGGCTTCCTGGTGTCCAGGAACTACTTCGGAGGGGTTGGTAGGATGTTTGAGACCTTGGCGGAGCTCAGGCCCACGCACCTGGTGCTGCCGGACACATCGGGCAACGGGATGTTCTGGTACGCCTCCACCGCCCTGCTTTCCGGGCTGGGCTTTTGGATGTGGCCCCATCTTTTCGCCGCCACCTACAGCGCCAAGGACGAGAACGTGGTTAGGCGCAACGCGGTGATACTGCCCCTGTATCAGCTGGCCATGGTGCCGGTGATAATAGTTGGCTTCGCGGTGGCCGCCAAGGGGGCGGTGGATCCCTCCTTCGGGCTCAAGATAGCCAAGCCGGACCACGCCATGTTCGTGGCGCTTCTTGACAGCACGCCCCCTTGGGTGGTTGGGCTACTGGGAGCCGGGGGCCTTGCGGCCTCCATATCCACCTCATCGGGATTGATCCTTACCGCCGCCAACCTGACCGCCCGGAACATAATGCAGAAGGGCCTGCTCCCCCGGATGACGGACATGCAGGTGGCGAGGGCGGGGAGGGGGCTGGTGGTGCTTTACACCGTGGTGGCGCTGGTCTTCGCCTTCCTGGCCCCGTCGATGCTGGTTAACCTTCTGATCGTTGGCTACTCGGGCATAACCCAGTTCTTCCCCGGGGTGGTGTTGGGGGTCTTCTCCGAAAGACCCACCAAGTGGGGGGTGATCAGCGGCCTTGTGGTTGGTCTGTCCGCCCTGTTCATGTTCCAGTTCGGGGGGATAAAGGCCCCGTTCGATCTGCAGCCCGGGTTCGTGGGGCTGATCCTTAACTTCGCAACCGTTTGGGTTGTGAGCGCGTTCACCGAGCCGGTGGATGACGCCAGGCTGAACCGATTCAAGTCGGCCCTGTCCGATGGGGAGGTGGCGTAG
- a CDS encoding DUF3311 domain-containing protein: MGVKILGLTRGERRGLVFLVLAVLGFMPPVTWLANRLTPMVLGMPFLLFWQSLMILFTSLWIAMAYWTKERGDGR, encoded by the coding sequence ATGGGGGTGAAAATATTGGGTTTGACGAGGGGCGAGAGACGAGGCCTGGTCTTTCTCGTGTTGGCCGTATTGGGGTTCATGCCACCGGTGACATGGTTGGCTAATCGGTTGACGCCCATGGTTTTGGGGATGCCGTTCCTCCTCTTCTGGCAGTCTCTGATGATCCTTTTCACATCCCTATGGATAGCCATGGCCTATTGGACCAAGGAGAGGGGGGATGGACGTTGA
- a CDS encoding pyruvate carboxylase subunit B, whose protein sequence is MSQDRMSNDNGKRRAYVKVSEAPATAGESAAPKGCFRDPFAVGPRRIGITETAFRDAHQSIMATRLRTEDMIPIAEAMDQVGYHSMEVWGGATFDACMRFLDEDPWERLRELRRRMPNTKLQMLLRGQNLVGYRHYADDVVREFVKRAVGNGIDIIRIFDALNDLRNMEVAADQVKREGAHLQLAISYTISPVHTLESFVKQAEDMVSMGADSICIKDMAGLLSPTEAGKLVSAIKSRIGRVPLQVHSHYTSGFAAMTYLASIMAGADVVDCAISPFSMGTSQPATETMVAALAGGAFDTGLSLEKLLPVAEHFSRLREKYSKLIMGVQGVDINILIYQVPGGMYSNLQSQLKEQGALHKLREVLEEVPRVRKEMGYPPLVTPTSQIVGSQAAANVLVGERWKVVPKEVRQVFQGYYGRTPAPVDPEIQRKVLGDEEPITCRPGELLEPELERAYREVEPWVLQPEDVLSYVLFPQVAKDFLPRKYARSTLRDVGFEELREGAAYPV, encoded by the coding sequence TTGTCTCAGGATAGGATGAGCAATGACAACGGTAAGCGCAGGGCTTACGTTAAGGTGTCCGAGGCGCCCGCTACGGCTGGGGAGTCGGCGGCCCCCAAGGGGTGCTTTCGGGATCCCTTTGCGGTCGGTCCCCGCAGGATTGGTATAACCGAGACCGCCTTCCGGGATGCCCATCAGTCCATAATGGCCACCCGTCTCAGGACCGAGGACATGATCCCCATAGCGGAGGCCATGGACCAGGTGGGGTACCACTCCATGGAGGTTTGGGGGGGCGCCACCTTCGATGCCTGCATGCGGTTCCTGGACGAGGATCCCTGGGAGAGGCTGCGGGAGCTCCGCCGCAGGATGCCCAACACCAAGCTCCAGATGCTTCTGAGGGGCCAGAACCTGGTGGGGTACCGGCACTATGCGGACGACGTGGTCAGGGAGTTCGTGAAGAGGGCGGTGGGTAACGGGATAGACATCATAAGGATCTTCGACGCCCTTAACGACCTTAGGAACATGGAGGTGGCGGCGGACCAGGTCAAGCGGGAGGGGGCTCACCTGCAGCTGGCCATCTCCTACACCATATCGCCGGTGCACACCCTGGAGTCCTTCGTGAAGCAGGCGGAGGATATGGTCTCCATGGGGGCGGACTCCATATGCATAAAGGACATGGCGGGGCTTCTGTCCCCCACCGAGGCGGGGAAGCTGGTGTCCGCCATAAAGTCCCGGATAGGCAGGGTGCCCCTGCAGGTCCATAGCCACTACACCAGCGGCTTCGCCGCCATGACGTACCTGGCGTCCATAATGGCCGGGGCGGACGTGGTGGACTGTGCCATATCCCCCTTCTCCATGGGGACCAGCCAGCCCGCCACGGAGACCATGGTGGCCGCCCTGGCGGGAGGGGCCTTCGACACCGGGCTATCGTTGGAGAAGCTGTTGCCGGTGGCGGAGCACTTCTCGCGTCTCAGGGAGAAGTACTCGAAGCTCATCATGGGGGTTCAGGGGGTAGATATAAACATCCTGATCTACCAGGTGCCCGGTGGCATGTACTCCAACCTGCAGAGCCAGCTCAAGGAGCAGGGGGCGCTTCACAAGCTGAGGGAGGTGCTGGAGGAGGTGCCCCGGGTCAGGAAGGAGATGGGCTATCCTCCTCTGGTGACCCCCACGAGCCAGATAGTGGGTAGCCAGGCGGCGGCCAACGTGCTGGTGGGGGAGAGGTGGAAGGTGGTACCCAAGGAGGTCCGCCAGGTCTTTCAGGGCTACTACGGCCGCACCCCTGCGCCGGTGGACCCGGAGATCCAGCGGAAGGTGCTTGGGGACGAGGAGCCCATCACCTGCCGTCCCGGGGAGCTCCTGGAGCCCGAGCTGGAGAGGGCCTACCGGGAGGTGGAGCCCTGGGTGCTTCAGCCCGAGGATGTGCTGTCCTACGTGCTGTTCCCCCAGGTGGCCAAGGACTTCCTGCCCCGGAAGTACGCCCGGTCCACCCTGAGGGACGTGGGCTTCGAGGAGCTCCGGGAGGGGGCCGCCTACCCGGTGTAG
- the nifJ gene encoding pyruvate:ferredoxin (flavodoxin) oxidoreductase, giving the protein MRPKVTLDGNEAAAYVAHATNEVIAIYPITPSSNMGEWADQWSAEGRTNIWGAVPTVVEMQSEAGASGSYHGALQAGALGTTFTASQGLLLMIPNMYKIAGELTSTVMHVSARSVAAHALSIFGDHSDVMAARSTGWALLCSGSVQEVMDMALIAQAATLEGRIPILHFFDGFRTSHEVAKVEQITYDDMRAMIDEDLVRAHRERALNPDDPVIRGTAQNPDTFFQSMETRNPYYMAMPDCVQRAMDRFAKITGRHYHLFDYVGARDAEKVIIMMGSGAEVAHECVEHLVERGEKVGLVKVRLFRPFSAERLLEALPATVRSIAVLDRCKEPGANGEPLYKDVVEALANRPEIMVVGGRYGLSSKDFTPAMVKGVFDELDKLEPKNGFTVGIEDDVTYLSIDYDPSFVTEDPKTVRCLFYGLGSDGTVGANKNSIKIIGEETDYNAQGYFVYDSKKSGGLTISHLRFGPKPIRGSYLISNANFVACHQFSFIERLNVLKRAAKGGVFLLNSPYGPDQVWDKLPITIQREIIEKELKFYVIDAVSIAKETGMGGRINTIMQTCFFAISGVLPREEAIEQIKKSIKKTYGKKGEDVVMRNIEAVEATLSNLHQVKVPSQVTSTFDLKPPMSQWAPCFVKEVLGPMLIDEADSVPVSALPPDGTYPTGTSQYEKRNIAIDIPVWDPEVCIQCGKCSLACPHAAIRAKVYDPKLLEGAPAAFKSADAKWKDFQGMKYTVQVAPEDCIGCGLCVQNCPAKNKANPGRKAINMESKLPLRDQEAENWDYFLAIPDMDRSKLNKSTVKDIQLLRPLFEFSGACGGCGETPYLKLASALFGDRMLVANATGCSSIYCGNLPTTPWTYDDLGRGPAWSNSLFEDAAEFGLGFRLALDQKADYARVLLKKMAPQIGDELVTAILEAKQTTEEEIEAQRERVAILEDKLCEIGTFEAMELLTVAYALVKKSVWIVGGDGWAYDIGYGGLDHVISMNRNVNILVLDTEVYSNTGGQMSKSTPRGAIAKFAAGGKRQGKKDLAMMAMTYGHVYVARVAMGANDSQCVKAFLEAEAYDGPSMIIAYSHCINHGFDLRHGFEQQKRAVESGHWILMRYNPLLAKEGKNPLILDSKEPTLPLKDYVYNETRYSALQRMNPEEAEALLQEEERELRQRWRLYKHLAEMPMEG; this is encoded by the coding sequence ATGCGACCGAAGGTTACGCTGGATGGTAACGAAGCGGCGGCCTACGTGGCCCATGCGACCAACGAGGTCATAGCCATCTACCCCATCACCCCCTCGTCCAACATGGGGGAGTGGGCGGATCAGTGGAGCGCCGAGGGTAGGACCAACATCTGGGGAGCGGTGCCCACTGTGGTTGAGATGCAGAGCGAGGCGGGGGCCAGCGGCTCCTACCATGGGGCTCTGCAGGCGGGGGCGCTGGGCACCACCTTCACCGCCTCCCAGGGGCTCCTGCTGATGATCCCCAACATGTACAAGATCGCCGGAGAGCTCACCAGCACGGTGATGCACGTCTCCGCCAGGTCCGTGGCGGCCCATGCGCTCTCCATCTTCGGTGACCACTCGGACGTTATGGCCGCCAGGTCCACCGGCTGGGCGCTCCTCTGCTCCGGCTCGGTCCAGGAGGTCATGGACATGGCCCTCATCGCCCAGGCGGCCACCCTGGAGGGTCGGATCCCCATCCTGCACTTCTTCGACGGCTTCAGGACCAGCCACGAGGTGGCCAAGGTGGAGCAGATCACCTACGACGACATGAGGGCCATGATCGACGAGGACCTGGTGAGGGCTCACCGGGAGAGGGCGCTGAACCCCGATGACCCGGTCATCCGGGGCACCGCCCAGAACCCGGACACCTTCTTCCAGTCCATGGAGACCCGGAACCCCTACTACATGGCCATGCCGGACTGCGTCCAGCGGGCCATGGACCGGTTCGCCAAGATAACCGGCCGGCACTATCACCTCTTCGACTACGTGGGGGCCCGGGACGCGGAGAAGGTGATCATCATGATGGGCTCCGGTGCTGAGGTGGCCCACGAGTGCGTGGAGCACCTGGTGGAGCGGGGCGAGAAGGTGGGGCTCGTGAAGGTCCGCCTGTTCAGGCCCTTCAGCGCCGAGAGGCTACTGGAGGCGCTACCCGCCACCGTCCGGTCCATCGCGGTGCTGGACCGCTGCAAGGAGCCCGGCGCCAACGGGGAGCCCCTCTACAAGGACGTGGTGGAGGCCCTGGCCAACCGGCCGGAGATCATGGTGGTGGGCGGCCGCTATGGCCTCTCATCCAAGGACTTCACCCCCGCCATGGTGAAGGGGGTCTTCGATGAGCTGGACAAGCTGGAGCCCAAGAATGGCTTCACCGTGGGCATCGAGGACGACGTCACCTACCTATCCATCGACTACGATCCCAGCTTCGTCACCGAGGATCCCAAGACGGTCCGGTGCCTGTTCTACGGCCTGGGGTCTGACGGCACCGTGGGGGCCAACAAGAACTCCATAAAGATCATCGGCGAGGAGACGGACTACAACGCCCAGGGCTACTTCGTCTACGACTCCAAGAAGTCCGGCGGGCTCACCATAAGCCACCTGCGCTTCGGTCCCAAGCCCATAAGGGGCTCCTACCTGATCAGCAACGCCAACTTCGTGGCCTGCCATCAGTTCTCCTTCATCGAGCGGCTCAACGTGCTCAAGAGGGCCGCCAAGGGTGGAGTGTTCCTCCTCAACAGCCCCTACGGCCCCGACCAGGTGTGGGACAAGCTGCCCATCACCATCCAGCGGGAGATCATCGAGAAGGAGCTCAAGTTCTACGTGATCGATGCGGTCTCCATCGCCAAGGAGACCGGCATGGGCGGCCGCATCAACACCATAATGCAGACCTGCTTCTTCGCCATAAGCGGCGTTCTCCCCCGGGAGGAGGCCATCGAGCAGATAAAGAAGTCCATCAAGAAGACCTACGGCAAGAAGGGTGAGGACGTGGTGATGAGGAACATCGAGGCGGTGGAGGCCACCCTGTCCAACCTCCACCAGGTCAAGGTGCCGTCCCAGGTGACCAGCACCTTCGACCTGAAGCCCCCCATGTCCCAGTGGGCCCCCTGTTTCGTCAAGGAGGTCCTGGGCCCCATGCTCATCGACGAGGCGGACTCGGTGCCCGTATCCGCCCTGCCGCCCGATGGGACCTATCCCACCGGCACCTCCCAGTACGAGAAGAGGAACATCGCCATCGACATCCCCGTGTGGGATCCGGAGGTGTGCATCCAGTGCGGCAAGTGCTCCCTGGCCTGTCCCCACGCGGCCATAAGGGCCAAGGTGTACGATCCCAAGCTCCTCGAGGGGGCCCCCGCCGCCTTCAAGTCCGCGGATGCCAAGTGGAAGGACTTCCAGGGGATGAAGTACACCGTTCAGGTGGCCCCGGAGGACTGCATCGGCTGCGGCCTGTGCGTGCAGAACTGTCCCGCCAAGAACAAGGCCAACCCGGGGCGCAAGGCCATCAACATGGAGTCCAAGCTCCCCTTGAGGGACCAGGAGGCGGAGAACTGGGACTACTTCCTGGCCATCCCCGACATGGACAGGAGCAAGCTGAACAAGAGCACCGTCAAGGACATCCAGCTCCTGCGGCCCCTCTTCGAGTTCTCCGGCGCCTGCGGCGGCTGCGGTGAGACCCCGTACCTTAAGCTGGCCTCCGCTCTGTTCGGCGACAGGATGCTGGTGGCCAACGCCACCGGTTGCTCCTCCATATACTGCGGCAACCTGCCCACCACCCCCTGGACCTACGACGACCTGGGCAGGGGGCCCGCTTGGAGCAACTCCCTCTTCGAGGACGCGGCGGAGTTCGGCCTGGGCTTCCGGCTCGCGCTGGACCAGAAGGCGGACTACGCCCGGGTGCTGCTCAAGAAGATGGCCCCCCAGATCGGGGACGAGCTGGTGACCGCCATCCTGGAGGCCAAGCAGACCACCGAGGAGGAGATCGAGGCCCAGCGGGAGCGGGTGGCCATCCTGGAGGACAAGCTCTGCGAGATAGGCACCTTCGAGGCCATGGAGCTCCTCACCGTGGCTTACGCGCTGGTGAAGAAGAGCGTGTGGATCGTGGGCGGCGACGGCTGGGCCTACGACATCGGCTACGGCGGGCTGGACCACGTGATCTCCATGAACAGGAACGTGAACATCCTGGTGCTGGATACGGAGGTCTACTCCAACACCGGCGGCCAGATGTCCAAGTCAACCCCCAGGGGTGCCATAGCCAAGTTCGCCGCGGGGGGCAAGAGGCAGGGGAAGAAGGACCTGGCCATGATGGCCATGACCTACGGTCACGTTTACGTGGCTAGGGTGGCCATGGGGGCCAACGACAGCCAGTGCGTCAAGGCCTTCCTGGAGGCGGAGGCCTACGACGGTCCCTCCATGATCATCGCCTACAGCCACTGCATCAACCACGGGTTCGACCTGAGGCACGGGTTCGAGCAGCAGAAGCGGGCGGTGGAGTCCGGGCACTGGATACTCATGCGCTATAACCCGCTGCTTGCCAAGGAGGGCAAGAACCCTCTAATATTGGACAGCAAGGAACCCACCCTTCCGCTGAAGGACTACGTCTACAACGAGACCCGCTACAGCGCCCTTCAGAGGATGAACCCCGAGGAGGCGGAGGCGCTTCTCCAGGAGGAGGAGCGGGAGCTTCGCCAGAGGTGGAGGCTCTACAAGCACCTGGCGGAGATGCCCATGGAGGGCTAG
- the hypD gene encoding trans-4-hydroxy-L-proline dehydratase — MNERIARLREESFVTKPSISIERALLVTDFYRENEGRYSTPVLRAMNFKNLCERKTIYIGPLDLIVGERGPRPKAVSTFPELTCHSVEDLKTLNSRPMTSYSVSEEDIRAYEERVIPYWRGRSMRDRAFERMPKEWLDLYEAGCFTEFMEQRAPGHTALGGNIYRMGLEDFKERIRAAREAIDWLNDPEALAKDEELKAMDIACDGAIIFARRHAEEAERMAASEADPKRREELLKIAQVCRWVPAKAPRDFWEALQMYWFCHLGTITELNGWDAMSPGHLDQHLEPFYEKGLADGTLDREFAKELLSCFWIKVNNTPAPPKVGVTAQESGTYNDFTQINLGGVRRDGSDGTSEVSYLILEVLDELQLLQPQVSVHISQRTPERFLRAAAKVIRRGSGYPSVFNSDLVVQQQVRMGKTVEDAREGGTSGCIETGCFGREAYILHGYLNVPKILEITLHDGVDPLTGKRIGISTGSLEDFETFDQLYQAFERQLRYVVDVKVRVDNFLSAMFARYAPAPFLSVLIEGCIEKGRDYYDGGPKYNTDYIQCCGIGTVTDSLSAIRKHVYDEGRFTLRELVEACDANWMGYEEMRQYVWNRTPFFGNDDDRADGIMRRVYQSLVDAIEGKRSPKGETYHINMLSTTCHVYFGKKLGATPNGRFAHAPESDGTSPSHGADRNGPTAVIKSLSKMDQVKSGGTLLNQRFLPSVLAGDEGLEKLCGLIRTYFRLGGHHIQFNVVDTKTLRDAQENPEAYRGLLVRVAGYSDYFVDLDRYHQEEIIARTAQEEI; from the coding sequence ATGAACGAGAGGATAGCCCGTCTGAGGGAGGAGAGCTTTGTCACCAAGCCCAGCATATCCATCGAGAGGGCCCTTTTGGTGACCGACTTCTACCGGGAGAACGAGGGCCGGTACTCCACGCCGGTCCTTCGTGCCATGAACTTCAAGAACCTGTGTGAGAGGAAGACCATATACATAGGCCCCCTGGACCTCATAGTGGGGGAGCGGGGGCCCAGGCCCAAGGCGGTCTCCACCTTCCCGGAGCTCACGTGCCACTCGGTGGAGGACCTGAAGACCCTGAACTCCCGGCCCATGACCAGCTACTCCGTGTCGGAGGAGGACATCCGCGCCTACGAGGAGCGGGTGATCCCCTACTGGCGGGGCAGGTCCATGAGGGACAGGGCCTTTGAGAGGATGCCCAAGGAGTGGCTGGATCTGTACGAGGCGGGGTGCTTCACCGAGTTCATGGAGCAGCGGGCCCCGGGGCACACCGCCCTGGGGGGCAACATCTACCGGATGGGGCTGGAGGACTTCAAGGAGAGGATCCGGGCGGCCCGGGAGGCCATCGATTGGCTGAACGATCCGGAGGCCCTGGCCAAGGACGAGGAGCTAAAGGCCATGGACATAGCTTGCGATGGGGCCATCATCTTTGCCCGGAGGCACGCGGAGGAGGCGGAGAGGATGGCCGCCTCGGAGGCGGACCCGAAGCGGCGTGAGGAGCTACTCAAGATCGCCCAGGTGTGCCGGTGGGTCCCCGCCAAGGCTCCCAGGGACTTCTGGGAGGCCCTGCAGATGTACTGGTTCTGCCATCTTGGCACCATAACGGAGCTCAACGGCTGGGACGCCATGTCCCCCGGGCACTTGGACCAGCACCTGGAGCCCTTCTACGAGAAGGGGCTGGCGGATGGGACGTTGGATCGGGAGTTTGCCAAGGAGCTCCTGTCCTGCTTCTGGATAAAGGTTAACAACACCCCAGCCCCCCCGAAGGTGGGGGTCACCGCCCAGGAGAGCGGCACCTACAACGACTTCACCCAGATAAACCTTGGAGGGGTGCGGCGGGACGGATCCGACGGTACCAGCGAGGTATCGTATCTGATATTGGAGGTGTTGGACGAGCTTCAACTCCTGCAGCCCCAGGTGAGCGTTCACATATCCCAGCGTACCCCCGAGCGGTTCCTCAGGGCGGCGGCCAAGGTGATCCGCCGGGGATCCGGGTATCCCTCGGTCTTCAACTCAGACCTGGTGGTTCAGCAGCAGGTCCGGATGGGCAAGACGGTGGAGGATGCCCGGGAGGGGGGCACCAGCGGCTGCATCGAGACCGGCTGCTTCGGCCGGGAGGCCTACATCCTTCACGGGTACCTCAACGTGCCCAAGATACTGGAGATAACCCTCCACGATGGGGTGGACCCCCTAACCGGCAAGAGGATAGGGATAAGCACCGGATCCCTGGAGGACTTCGAGACCTTCGATCAGCTCTACCAGGCCTTTGAGCGGCAGCTCAGGTACGTGGTGGACGTGAAGGTCCGGGTGGACAACTTCTTAAGCGCCATGTTCGCCCGCTACGCCCCGGCCCCGTTCCTGTCGGTGCTCATCGAGGGGTGCATCGAGAAGGGGAGGGACTACTACGACGGGGGGCCCAAGTACAACACGGACTACATCCAGTGCTGCGGCATAGGGACCGTGACGGACAGCCTGTCCGCCATAAGGAAGCACGTGTATGACGAGGGGCGCTTCACCCTGAGGGAGCTGGTGGAGGCCTGCGACGCCAACTGGATGGGCTACGAGGAGATGCGGCAGTACGTGTGGAACCGGACCCCGTTCTTCGGCAACGACGACGACCGCGCGGACGGGATAATGAGGCGGGTCTACCAGTCGCTGGTGGACGCCATCGAGGGGAAGAGGTCCCCAAAGGGGGAGACCTACCACATAAACATGCTGTCCACCACCTGCCACGTCTACTTCGGGAAGAAGCTTGGGGCCACCCCCAACGGCCGGTTCGCCCATGCCCCCGAGTCGGACGGCACCTCCCCCTCCCACGGGGCGGACAGGAACGGCCCCACGGCGGTCATAAAGTCCCTGTCCAAGATGGACCAAGTCAAGTCTGGCGGCACCCTGCTGAACCAGCGATTCCTGCCGTCGGTCCTGGCGGGGGACGAGGGGCTGGAGAAGCTGTGCGGGCTCATAAGGACCTACTTCCGCCTGGGGGGGCATCACATCCAGTTCAACGTGGTGGACACCAAGACCCTCAGGGACGCCCAGGAGAACCCGGAGGCCTACCGGGGCCTGCTGGTCCGGGTGGCGGGGTACAGCGACTACTTCGTGGACCTGGACCGGTACCATCAGGAGGAGATCATAGCCAGGACCGCCCAGGAGGAGATATAG
- a CDS encoding glycyl-radical enzyme activating protein, with protein sequence MVKGLVFDVKRYSIHDGPGIRTTFHLKGCPLRCRWCHNPEGLDFEPSVWHFPERCVGCGRCALACPAGAISYGEHLRLDRSRCVRCGMCAQACPADAMRLLGWAMTPRELLAQALKDEIFYDQSGGGVTLSGGEPLSQGEFLLESLELLKSCGIHTAVDTSGYAPVDLVLRVSHLSDLILYDLKHMDDRAHRLHTGVSNVPILENLKALAEEGANVWVRFPMIPAVNDSPGNLSAMGEFLASIGIRRLSVLPYHSAGLVKGRRLGEDLPLEPFEGDAPSKERIAQVVECLEGMGLEVKVGG encoded by the coding sequence ATGGTCAAGGGGTTGGTGTTCGACGTCAAGCGCTACTCCATCCACGACGGTCCCGGCATAAGGACCACCTTCCACCTCAAGGGCTGTCCCCTGAGGTGCCGGTGGTGCCACAACCCGGAGGGGCTGGACTTCGAGCCCTCGGTCTGGCACTTTCCGGAGCGGTGCGTGGGCTGTGGCCGGTGCGCCCTAGCCTGTCCGGCGGGGGCCATATCCTACGGGGAGCACCTGAGGCTGGACCGCTCCAGGTGTGTCCGGTGCGGCATGTGCGCCCAGGCGTGCCCCGCAGACGCCATGCGGCTTTTGGGATGGGCCATGACCCCCAGGGAGCTTCTGGCCCAGGCCCTGAAGGACGAGATCTTCTACGACCAGTCCGGCGGGGGTGTGACCCTCTCGGGGGGTGAGCCCCTCTCCCAGGGGGAGTTCCTCCTGGAGAGCCTGGAGCTTCTCAAGTCCTGCGGGATCCACACGGCGGTGGACACCAGCGGCTACGCCCCGGTGGACCTGGTCCTTCGGGTATCGCACCTATCGGATCTGATCCTCTACGACCTCAAACACATGGACGACCGGGCCCACCGGCTTCACACCGGGGTCAGCAACGTGCCCATCCTGGAGAACCTGAAGGCCCTGGCGGAGGAGGGGGCCAACGTGTGGGTCCGGTTCCCAATGATACCCGCTGTCAACGACTCCCCAGGGAACCTGTCCGCCATGGGGGAGTTCCTTGCGTCAATCGGAATCAGGCGGTTGAGCGTCCTTCCCTACCACTCCGCTGGACTGGTGAAGGGCCGGCGCCTGGGGGAGGATCTGCCGCTTGAGCCCTTCGAGGGGGATGCCCCATCGAAGGAGCGGATCGCGCAGGTGGTGGAATGCCTAGAGGGCATGGGACTGGAAGTCAAAGTGGGGGGATGA
- a CDS encoding GntR family transcriptional regulator yields the protein MELNLKSLREQVYEYLKREMNEGRIKQGSFLDLGEISRNLGMSKTPLRDALFQLEAEGFVTIYPRRGIMVNQLDLQTIKNIYEILGALEGAVVVNEAVKIGDPEVARMRELNSAMREALEYDDFNLFYKLNLDFHNTYLSLSENRDLLHTVRILKERLYDFPRSKGFVREWELNSVGEHDQLVDLLDRRDFNGAAEFIRDVHWSFQVQERFIRKYYFASQNELDPIRDRGQREAAKDL from the coding sequence TTGGAGCTTAACCTTAAGTCGCTGCGGGAGCAGGTCTACGAGTACCTCAAGCGGGAGATGAACGAGGGGCGGATAAAGCAGGGGTCCTTCCTGGACCTGGGGGAGATAAGCAGGAACCTGGGGATGAGCAAGACGCCCTTGAGGGACGCCCTATTCCAGCTGGAGGCGGAGGGCTTCGTCACCATCTACCCCCGGCGGGGCATCATGGTGAACCAGCTGGACCTGCAGACCATCAAGAACATCTACGAGATCCTGGGGGCCCTGGAGGGGGCGGTGGTTGTCAACGAGGCGGTGAAGATAGGGGATCCGGAGGTGGCCCGCATGAGGGAGCTCAACTCCGCCATGAGGGAGGCCCTGGAGTACGACGACTTCAACCTCTTCTACAAGCTGAACCTGGACTTCCACAACACCTACCTCAGCCTATCGGAGAACCGGGACCTCCTCCACACGGTGCGGATACTGAAGGAGCGACTCTACGACTTCCCCCGAAGCAAGGGGTTCGTCCGGGAGTGGGAGCTCAACTCGGTGGGAGAGCACGACCAGCTGGTGGACCTATTGGACCGGCGGGACTTCAACGGGGCCGCGGAGTTCATAAGGGACGTGCACTGGTCCTTCCAAGTGCAGGAGCGCTTCATAAGGAAGTACTACTTCGCCAGCCAGAACGAGCTGGACCCCATAAGGGACAGGGGCCAGCGGGAGGCGGCCAAGGACTTGTAG